The Columba livia isolate bColLiv1 breed racing homer chromosome 2, bColLiv1.pat.W.v2, whole genome shotgun sequence genome includes the window tctgtgcagatcactggaacgtgacacgtgtgcccagtgcagatcactggaacgtgacacgtgtgctctgtgcagatcactggaacgtgacacgtgtgcccagtgcagatcactggaacgtgacacgtgtgcagatcactggaacgtgacacgtgtgcccagtgcagatcactggaacgtgacacgtgtgctctgtgcagatcactggaacgtgacacgtgtgctctgtgcagatcactgaaacgtgacacgtgtgcccagtgcagatcactggaacgtgacacgtgtgctctgtacagatcactggaacgtgacacgtgtgcccagtgcagatcactggaacgtgacacgtgtgcccagtgcagatcactgaaacgtgacacgtgtgctctgtgcagatcactggaacgtgacacgtgtgccccgtgcagatcactggaacgtgatacgtgtgctctgtgcagatcactggaacgtgacacgtgtgcagatcactggaacgtgacacgtgtgcccagtgcagatcactggaacgtgacacgtgtgctctgtacagatcactggaacgtgacacgtgtgctctgtacagatcactggaacgtgacacgtgtgctcagtgcagatcactggaacgtgacacgtgtgcccagtgcagatcactggaacgtgacacgtgtgctcagtgcagatcactggaacgtgacacgtgtgcccagtgcagatcactggaacgtgacacgtgtgcccagtgcagatcactggaacgtgacacgtgtgcccagtgcagatcactggaacgtgacacgtgtgctctgtacagatcactggaacgtgacacgtgtgctctgtgcagatcactggaacgtgacacgtgtgcccagtgcagatcactggaacgtgacacatgtgcccagtgcagatcactggaacgtgacacgtgtgctctgtgcagatcactggaacgtgacacgtgtgcccggtgcagatcactggaacgtgacacgtgtgcccagtgcagatcactggaacgtgacacgtgtgcccagtgcagatcactggaacgtgacacgtgtgcccagtgcagatcactggaacgtgacacaTGTGCTCTGtacagatcactggaacgtgacacgtgtgcccagtgcagatcactggaacgtgacacgtgtgctctgtacagatcactggaacgtgacacgtgtgcccagtgcagatcactggaacgtgacacgtgtgcccagtgcagatcactggaacgtgacacgtgtgctctgtacagatcactggaacgtgacacgtgtgcccagtgcagatcactggaacgtgacacgtgtgcccagtgcagatcactggaacgtgacacgtgtgctctgtgcagatcactggaacgtgacacgtgtgcagatcactggaacgtgacacgtgtgcccagtgcagatcactggaacgtgacacgtgtgctctgtacagatcactggaacgtgacacgtgtgcccagtgcagatcactggaacgtgacacgtgtgctctgtgcagatcactaaaacgtgacacgtgtgctctgtgcagatcactgaaacgtgacacgtgtgcccagtgcagatcactggaacgtgacacgtgtgcccagtgcagatcactggaacgtgacacgtgtgctctgtgcagatcactggaacgtgacacgtgtgctctgtgcagatcactggaacgtgacacgtgtgcccagtgcagatcactggaacgtgacacgtgtgcccagtgcagatcactggaacgtgacacgtgtgcccagtgcagatcactggaacgtgacacgtgtgctctgtgcagatcactgaaacgtgacacgtgtgctctgtacagatcactggaacgtgacacgtgtgcccagtgcagatcactggaacgtgacacgtgtgctctgtgcagatcactggaacgtgacacgtgtgcagatcactggaacgtgacacgtgtgcccagtgcagatcactggaacgtgacacgtgtgctcagtgcagatcactggaacgtgacacgtgtgcccagtgcagatcactgaaacgtgacacgtgtgctctgtacagatcactggaacgtgacacgtgtgctctgtgcagatcactggaacgtgacacgtgtgctctgtgcagatcactggaacgtgacacgtgtgctctgtgcagatcactggaacgtgacacgtgtgcccagtgcagatcactggaacgtgacacgtgtgtccagtgcagatcactggaacgtgacacgtgtgcccagtgcagatcactggaacgtgacacgtgtgctctgtgcagatcactggaacgtgacacgtgtgctctgtacagatcactggaacgtgacacgtgtgcccagtgcagatcactggaacgtgacacgtgtgctctgtgcagatcactggaacgtgacacgtgtgcccagtgcagatcactggaacgtgacacgtgtgctctgTGCTCTGACACCGCAGCGTGACAGCAGGAATCAAACTGTGTGTGCTGATGAAGGGACTTGTTTCTCAGCAACATTACAGCATTTTATAGATGCCATGGTATACAAAGCTTGACATTCATTGCTCTGTTATCTCCTAATATATGTGTAGACTGTGTTATTACATGCATAATTGTCAAAGAACTAACATCTCTCAGAGACATAAATCCTGAAAATATCTATGAATTCCCACCACATCTTCCAGAACATGTTAGAAGGATTTCTCACCTGAGTATCTGTTCTGTTCCTGAAAGCATCAAAAATCTTCTTAACAGCAACTATTTCTCCTGTCCTGCGGTCAATGGCTTTCCATACAATGCCATAAGCCTAGGGAGATAAAAAGACAGATGAACAGGTTCAGACCTTCACTGTGGAAGCAGAATGTACTGAAGGAAGATGCAATCACCACTAGCTAGAGCAAAGAGAGATTAGGTCAGCGAGCAATACTTGGTTGAGTCAAGGACTAAGAACATCAAGGCAGAGTCCAACCAAAGGTCCACACGGCCAAGCGTCCTGGCCCCCAAAGCAGCCAGTAACAGATGTGCATGCTCATGAGATCAGCAAGGCCCAGGTCCTGCAGGTGTGCCGGGCACCCCCGGTCCCAATCCAGCTGGGGTGGAGGGgtgcagagcagccccaggagaagaacttggggtgctgggggtgaagACCTGGACATGAGCCGGCGATGTGTGCTGGCACAGAGCCGAAccgcagcctgggctgcagcggGAGCAGCGTGTCCAGCGCTGGAGGGACGTGACTGTCCCCTCGGCTCTGCCGTGGCCCCTGAGCTCTGCGGCCAGCCCTGGGGTCCAGCACCAGCCAGACATGGAGCTGTTGGAGCGGGACGGAGGAGGGACACGGGAATGGGCCGGGGGcggagcagctctggggagaaagGCTGAGACAGCTGGGGGTCAGCCTGGGGAGGAGCTCCGGGGACACCTTGGTGCGGCCTTTCAGTAAAGGGGGCTCGTGCAAAGGCTGGAGAGAGACTTTTGCCAAGGCCCATAGtgacagtatcacagaatcatagaatcatttgagctggaaaagacccttaagatcattgaatccaactgTAAACCCGACACTGCCAactccaccactaaaccatgtccctaagcgcCACATCTACGCGTCTTtagacacctccagggatggtgactcaaccagttccctgggcagcctgttccagtgcctgacagcccttcggggaagaaattgttcctaacatccaacctaaacctcccctgtcaCAACGTGAGGCCACTTCCCCTCGTCCTAtgacttgttacttgggaaaaaaggaaagagaccAACAATGTACTGTTATAGCCCTTATCTGAGACGCTTGATACTCTGTGCTTCCCGATGCACAGCAAAGGATCTGAATCCACACGCCAGGACACGCATGTTCTTGGGAAGTCTGCCTCAATGCTGCTGTCTGAGTACTTAACAATGAACATCACTTAGTGTCACATATTCCAAATGTTTTACTTTGGATgagcatttcatagaatcaccggtggtttgggttgggacATTCccagcccccagtgccccccgcCACGAGCAGGGACACTTCACCAGCTCGgggtgctcagagcccgtcCGCCCGGCCCGcggtgtctcagggatggttcagccaccaccgcTCTGCCCAACCAGAGATGTTTAAAACGGGTGGTTAATCAGAGATGTTAATGTTTAAACATTAACTGCATTTCTGGGTGAGAAATAACCCAGCTGTGCAGATATAAGGAGTATCCTAGAATGTGGAAAGTTAAGATTCAAATCTATGTACCCTATAAATAAGAAAACTGGATCTGTACCACAAGGGAGACTGAGTAATCACCATTGGCAAGAATCACACAGCCAACCAGAATAGAGAGAGCACGAGTAGAAGTTCTTGTGCCCTTAACAGACACCAGggcttttaattaaacaaaaacaaaaccaaaacaagacaaaaaaagccccaaacaacaGAAGCCCAAACCCAACTCTTTGAATTGCCTCCCTGTAGAGGAATAGCTTATTTCCTTTACTGCTGCACTTCTCAGCTCTATTTTTTGGGCAGTTCTCACCTGTTTCAGAGACTCCAGCAGCTTTTTAAGTGCTCAGGTAAGTACGTCAGCTGTGTACATGCAAGATACACCCAGAACTTTCTGCATACAAGAGGCAGAAACACCGATATTCGGGAGACTGGACCTGCTGGAGTCCGGAGCTCAAGCAGTAGTTTTGGTAATGTCGGGGATGCCCAGGTGACGGGCCTGCAGCCACTATTAAAGACTGAATAGGGTGCTAAAACGGTCTCCAAAGAGAACTCTCAAACACCTTGATTTCTCAGGTCATTCTGTTTGAAGAACCAAGCACATTAGAGATGTAACATACAGTTACATAGAGATGTTACATACAGTTACAGTATTCAGTCAGAGGGAGAAAGCCGGTAACAAGTAACAGGATGGCAGAAAACGTCAGGTCGGGGCAAACTTGGAGTGAGCTACAGCCGTAAGAAAGACCAGTGTGgtttcaaaaggagaaaaacaaacgtTGTCCTagaggatgaagaagaaaacgAGCGTCTCTCACGTGTCCCTCGCACACGAAGTTCTTAACTACCAGTATCAACACAAGCAAACGCTGGCAAACCGCTGCCAAACAGAACCGCGGACAACCCGGAGGGTTTAGACTCTGCCTGGGGAGAAGGGGCTTGGAAAGTAACGTGGCCTCACCTGCCAAAATATGTAATCTTAGGTGGAAAAATACACTTGATGTGGCGTAACACTTGAAGTAATAGGGTTATAGTCCATGTGAAAGCATTTGGCAGGCACATACAGAATATACTTTGGAACTGGGATTAACTTCACTACAAACCAGGTGTACATGCGAGGTCAGTGCTTTGTGTGGCGGTTCTCCTGTAATtcgcaggaaaaaaaaaaaagatggggaaTTGAAGGTATTTTCAGTTTCACGTACTACAACGTAAcacttgttttcctctgaaattcGATTGTGAAACAACTCTATGAAATCACAGAAAGTTATCAGGCTACGACTTATGGCATTTTTTCCTCTATCCTGCATCATAAACACCTCAAAGCGCAGTTTTTCTCCAGCTCTATGGACTCGCAGACCTCCCGCACGGCCCGCGGCTCACGCAGGCGGCAGCGCGTCCCGCCGCCCGGCTGCCGCGCTCCCCGGGCCCGCCGAGGACTCACCCCCTTGCCCAGCCGCCTCTTGATCTCGTACTTCTGGGAAACCAGCGCCTCCACCTCCGGCTCGCCCATGGCGGGCCCCGGGCAGGCCCCGCACGGCCCGGCCCCGCACCGCACGGCACGGCCCGGCACGGCCCGCCAGGCCCCGCGCCCTGTTGGCGTCTGCTGCTATGGAAACGGCCGGGGGCACGGCGCATGCGCACAGCCTGGCGTGCGGCGGCGTGGGATCGGCTGGTCCGTCCGTCCGTCGGTCCGTCCGTCGTGCCTCCGTTCCGCGCCCGCCGCGCTCGCTGGCGGAGCGGGCGGTGCTGGGGCCCGGGGGCCGCTCTCCGCTCCCGGCAGCGGCGCGGCAAGAGGTGGAACTTCTCCGGCGCAGCGTGTCCGGTGCCTCCGCCTGACGAACCGACGGGCGCTGGTGCCGGCGCAGGATGCCCGACATCGCCCTCGGCACCCGGTGTCATCCGAGCGCGCCgtgaaagcaaacagaaaaacgGCTTTGGATTTAAATCTAGCAACTCCTGTTGCTAATGCCCACAATGCAAATCTTCCCTTGCCGGCCCTGTATTCCGCCAGACGCTGACTCCTACAACACCCTTGTTGTCCGAGGGAGAAAGTACAGACCGGTGAAGAGCCTGGAGACAGACTGAAAAACCAGCGTTTGTCACTGGTGCCATGGGGTCCAGCTGGAGTCCCTCACGAGTGGCACCCCAGGGCCAGTTCGGGTGCCAGGGCTGTTCAGCTTCTTCGTTAATCAGCGGGATAGCAGGCTGGAGTGCAGCCTTGGCAAGTCTGCGGATGGTACAGAACAAGGAGCAGTGTGGTTAATACAGCagttccttctgctgctgttcagagGGACCCTGGCGGGCAACAGAAACCCTGTGAACTCACCACCGGAAAATGCGCGGTGCTGcccctggggaggaacaaccgtGCGGCAGCCAGGCTGGCAGCTGCCCCGCCGCAAGGCAGCTGGTcgggagaggagctgcaggtgcCGGCGGACACCGCGGGCGGTGCGCCAGCAATGCGGGGGCGGCGGAGGTGGCGAACCTGGGGCGGCACCGGGAAGGGCCTTGGCCGCGGCGCGAGCCACTTCTTCCCTCCACGCGGCTGAGACACCGCGCCCGGGCACCTCGTGCGGCGTGGGCTCCCCGGGCAGCACGGACACGCACGTACAGGATCGTGCCCAGCCAAGGGAGCACCCGTGGTGCAGCGAGGGGCGGAGCGCTGGTGTTTAGCCTGGACAAGGCTCAGGGGCTCTCACTAATGTGCTTAAAGATCAGACGGAGcaggaagatggagccaggctggtTGGAAATTGAAATTCCATTTCAATgtaagaaaatactttatttttttttttttttttcctgtgagtgTGGCCAAACGCTGGAACCAACTGcacagggaggctgtggagtctgtTACTGAGGATACCCAAAAGCCCTGGAGATGGCCATGCTCCGATTGACCTTCAACGTTCCTTCCAGTCTCAGCTAAGCTCTGCTCGGTGTAAAATAGCCCTGCATGAATGCTGAAACTTCAGAGCAAGGGTGACCTCTGGTGTCTTTGCTATTGAAGTGATCAAAATGCAAGTGTTCAACTCAAAGAGATTGTGGCTGCAGTGACAGAACTCTTCACCTCCTGCTTCTCGAGTGAAACAGTAAAGCGAGAAAAGAATGAGAAGTAAAAATGTATATGAATATACTCAGTGGATATATTTAGTTGATATTTATGACCAAGGGTCAAATACTCCAACTGCTTATATTATTTAGAGGATTTGGTTGCTGCgtatttgttttctgtcctttgGAAACCAGCAGAAGGTAAGATAAATCAAAGTCTGACACACAGCAGAtttgggaaaataaatgttgctgAAATGTTGGCCTACATGGGTGCACACTACAGTGTCAGCAGATGTAGTTTGCAGTGAAAAGTAACATAGAGATTGCCTCACTAAGAATACAAACATCAAAGTCTGATCCCAAAGAGAAAATGTCGTTGTTTATTTTGGGATGTGAAGAGACTGCAGTTTCAGATGTCCTAATACAGATGTAATAAAGTTAAAGCCGAGGTTACTTTTAAGATCTTTGCCTGGGTTGCACGCTGAGCGTGAGCTGTGTGAGTCAATCCCCTCATCGCGGACAGAACATGTACTTGTGTGCACTGGTACCTGACTGACGGCAGCAGCTGACAGCGCCGTTACAGCTACTGGTCCATTGGCAGGAGCGAGGGGTGGAGACGCGGTTCTCGGGTTACCGGGCACACCTGAAGGAGcagcgggggcggcgggggctgcgTGGGCTTCaggggcggcgggggctgcaggggcggCGGGGCCTGCGGGGGCTTCAGGGGCTGCGGGGGCTTCAGGGgctgcgggggcggcgggggctgcgggggcggcgggaggcgcCGTTTGCGCCGTGCGCCCCCCGCAGCCAGCGGCGCGCCTGGGCCACGTCCTCCAGGTACCGCTGCTCCcggagcagctgctcctgctggtcTAGCAGCTGAACTTTGGTTTCCTTAAGGATTGTTGAATACTGGATGAGGCTGAGCAGTTCCTGGCGCAGACGGCAATTCTCTGCTTTCACCTGTTGAATATGCTGAATTAGAGACAGCattgctgcttcttctgctCTCTTGGTGAGAAACTGCATCTTCTGTTGAAAGTCCATCTCGCAGTCAGCCTTGGCCTTCAGAAATCTGCTCTTGATTGTGTGCATTTGATCCGCATACCGTACCTTTGTGACCAACAGTTCCTTCTCCAGCTCTTTAATCCTTTTCCTCTGTTCCAGCTGAAGAGATGGAGCTTTGAATGGCTGCAGGTCTTCAACCTCCTTGCTCATAACAGAGTACTTTGTCTCCACATTCGTCAGACGGCTCCTCacctccttctctttttccGTATACTGTGAGATTagctcctctttctccttctggACTTGAGACAGATCAGTGTGATTCTGATCATTTAATGTTATTATCATGTTCTGGCACTTTTGGCTGTGTTTTGCTATGTAGGAGAGATAAGCGTTGCTCTCTTCCTCATTCTGTTTGGCCTCCTTTTCTAGGAATTTATTCTCCTGGAGGAAGAGCTCCACTGTTCCCATGTATGCGTTCACATGGTCAGTGAGAGTCTTGTATTCCTTCTGCAGGTACAACTTCCTCTCATTGACAAGTGCTTCCATGTCGCTTATTTCTCGGGATACATCTCCATTCTTGGTTGTTACTCCTTGCTTATTTTTCCCAGCACTCGTGTCTTGTTTCATCGACTTGGTCTTGGCTGCCATATTCCACACTGGACATGTAAGCTCTGCCAAACTGTAACAGAATTAAAACCCACAAATTCTAAGTGAGCATCTATGTGACACGTGTGACcgttgcttttttcccccatcgTGCCCTCTTATGTTCTTATGTTTTCAAGTGCTTATTCTGGCAGCCGAACGTTTGACCTAAAACTTCCCATGTCAAGCCCAAGTCTTGAGTTGAAGCACATGTGTACATATGTGTATCTGCATTTTTACTTTCCTAGTTACCTGAGAAGTAGTTCTGCTCAtctaaaaacacacacatttttaatatttctcttttgtcaTATAACCTCGTTTCTGTAGCTCAGAGTATGTAGTCAAGTGCCACTGGTGAGTTACTATGGCTGTGCATTGTGAACTGTCTCTCCGTAGGCTGTAGATCTTGTCCATAAAGCAGGTAAGCATGGAAGTGCTAATGGAGACACGCCATACAGCACACTCTGCAGTGCGAGTGCTGAGCCATCATGCCGCGCTGGAAGCTAGCTGTAGGAAATATTAGCAGTATACCTTAAGCCCCGTCCATCAAGGTTAGATCCCTGTATTTGTATTCATATTTGAAGAAACAGCTGCATCCTTTTCCTGGATTGAGAAAGTTACGTCAGCGTGGTCCTACAAAACaagagcagaaaaggaaacattgcAACCACCTTTAACCCAGGGCTTCAATGATCAGTCGAGGGCTTTACTTGGTGCAGTGAGCACCTTCGTGTCCGTCCGCTGCCTGAGACAACATAAACCGGTATCTTCTTGGGCATAACCCTAAGTACAGCGTCACTTGAGATATGACACAGGAAACTAAATATTTAAGAACACAGATAAAGTGAAAGAATGACGATAAAGGGGATAACGGCTGAAGAGACATCCCCCTCAATGTGGCCATGGAATGTGTGCCGTGGATCTGATGGGATAAGGAAAGCGCCACGCAGGTGTGATCCTCCCGGTTGCCCAGGACCACGATTCCTCCTCCGGAGACGACGGGTGGGGGACACACACCAAGCACTGCGGGTGGGGGACACGTAATGAGCACTGCGGGTGGGGGACACGCACCGAACAGTGCGGGTGGGGGACACGCACCGAACACTGCGGGTGGGGGACACGTAATGAGCACTGCGGGTGGGGGACACGCACCGGGCACTGCGGGTGGGGGACACGCACCGAGCGCTGCGGGTGGGGGACACGCACCGAGCGCTGCGGGTGGGGGACACGCACCGGGCGCTGCGGGTGGGGGACACGCACCGAGCGCTGCGGGTGGGGGACACGCACCGGGCACTGCGGGTGGGGGACACGTACCGGGCACTGCGGGTGGGGGACACGCACCAAACACTGCGGGTGGGGGACACGCACCGAGCACTGCGGGTGGGGGACACGTACCGGGCACTGCGGGTGGGGGACACGTAATGAGCACTGCAGGTGGGGGACACGCACCAAGCACTGCGGGTGGGGGACACGTAATGAGCACTGCGGGTGGGGGACACGCACCAAGCACTGCGGGTGGGGGACACGTACCGGGCACTGCGGGTGGGGGACACGTAATGAGCACTGCAGGTGGGGGACACGCACCAAGCACTGCGGGTGGGGGACACGTAATGAGCACTGCGGGTGGGGGACACGCACCAAGCACTGCGGGTGGGGGACACGCACCGAGCACTGCGGGTGGGGGACACGTACCGGGCACTGCGGGTGGGGGACACGCACCGAGCGATGCGGGTGGGGGACACATCACCGAGTGCTGTGGGTCGGGGACACGCACCGAGCGCTGTGGGTGGGGGACACATCACCGAGCGCTGCGGGTGGGGGACACGCACCCAGCACTGCGGGTGGGGGACACATAATGAGCACTGCGGGTGGGGGACACGCACCCAGTACTGCGGGTGGGGGACACGCACCAAGCGCTGCGGGTGCACAGCGACGCGTCTGCTGAGACCACCCGGGTTACCTGTCTGAGATCAGTCGTCTGGGATGGTTTATCTGtgctgtgttggttttgttaaaGGTGAGAGACCTGAAATTTGCTTTGGTGTTTTGGCAGATTGAGGCAAAGTGTTTTTCTCTATGGTGAGAAAGATGTCGTGGCTCTATGGGAGCACATCGGCATCCAAGCCGACGCCTTGGTTTCCTGTGCTGTTAGAAGTTGCTCTCTCTGGGTCCTCTCTTGCTGCAGAGATAACAGTGCTTTAATGAGAACAGCTAATTAAGGCAGAATGAGAGGCTTCTATCCAGGTGTAGGCACCTGGCTGGAAAGCTGGTCACAGAGGATTCCCTTGGATCTATCCACACTATGCCGACAATCTTATATTAAGATTctactgttttttaaagaagtcaTTTCAGAAGAGGATCAAGATTTTTTAACATGCAACATTATGTTTTAAAACTGCTGAGACACCTGCAACATAAGAGGCACAAAGTCCACAACAGATTCTGAAGGAAGGAAAGTGCATCAGTTTTACCAGTTCTTGTAGACATAATCAGAAACTAAAGGAGTGAATTTGCATGCTGAATTTCTAAACTACCTattcaaaagagaaacagagcaaTCAGGGATTTAGAACTGGAGAGAAGTTTGATAAGTCTAATGGTTTTAACGAACATTTATAACTAAAATGTACCTGTATCCTAATACAACTGGTGAccctttttaaagaaaatattctaaattCAAGCAGATAGGTGAACAAACTAGAATAAATACACTAAAATCGCCTGTCGTACCAATCGCAGAACAGGTTCCAAGCTGGGAGTGTGGCAGCTGCTTCACCAGTGGGGCGGGTACGAGGAGACAAGAATCCGCACGGAAACGCGGGCAGGGTGCCCTGGGAGGCGGCCGTGCAGAGCCACGCGGGTCACGGCAGGCAGGCACGGGAGCTGCGTTAGCAGAAATTGCGTAGTTTTGGAGGAAAGGCAAATGCAGAGCTGGGAAAAACCAGGCCTTGCTAAAGCTGGTACTATACGAAATGTGGtgttcttaaaacaaaaccaaaccaaaaccaaagcaagcGCTGACCTTTCCGGCTCCTGTGGTCTTCACAGATGTTCCAAAGAGCTGCTTCTGCCTCCCTGTTCCGGGCTGACAGGGCGGCGTTTGCCGGAGCCGGGCTGTGGTCAGGATGGCGTTTGCCGGAGCCGGGCTGTGGTGAAGGCAGCGTTTGCCGGAGCCGGGATGTGGTCAGGATGGCGATTGCTGTAGCCGGGCTGTGGTCAGGATGGCATTTGCCGGAGCCGGGATGTGGTCAGGATGGCGATTGCCGGAGCCGGGATGTGGTCGGGGCAGCGTTTGCTGTAGCTGGGCTGTGGTGAAGGCAGCGTTTGCCGGAGCCGGGCTGTGGTCAGGATGGCGATTGCTGTAGCCGGGCTGTGGTCAGGATGGCGTTTGCCAGAGCCGGGCTATGGTCAGGATGGCGTTTGCCGGAGCCGGGCTGTGGTCAGGATGGCGATTGCTGTAGCCGGGCTGTGATCCAGGCTGTGGTGCGGAGCAGCGTGGTGTTTGTGGTGTCCATGGTGATGAGACAGCGAAGTCACaagggcagctctgcaggactCCCGTTCCCGTTCCTGTTCCCTGGGGTTGTGAGGCCAAACCGTGACAGGCTGTGTTACTTTTGGCATCAGTTCAGCAGAAACACAACGGCAGTTTGGCTGATAAGAATATGATTTATAGCGGCCACTATATTAATAGGGAAACAGCCTCAGCTACCTAATAAGATGTGCTGAAGGAAAAGGTATGACTTAAGACAGGGTCCTCCTTGAAAATTAGGTGCCAGTATCTACTCAAGCATTTCTGGTCCGTATAGCTGGGTTTTCTTTCCGAGAGGGCGGCAAGCGGTCCAAGTTCGGaaggggtgtgtgtgtatgggAATGTTTGTGACATTTGAAAGGCAGATACCAGAAAGGATTTTTGTAAATGCAATCCTTATTTATGGAGGGGTTTCTTGTTTTGGAAAGGAAATGAGTAGTTTGGGAAGCAGTTCCTGCATTTTGTAGGGAAAATTAGCTGATCCTCGTACATgagaaattttctttctgtagatgTATAAATTGGGCATCTCTGTGTCGAGTGTGGAATTTCACTGGTTTAATTATTCATCTAACCTGGCAATTTGTGAGGGAAGTTATGAAATGGAAGAAGTGAAATTATGAAACTTTATCCCAGCAAACTGGGTTAAAAAGAGGGGAAAGCTCTGGTGGGGGAGGGAACTGGGCAgactggtgacactgggaggGATTTTTCCCCCTTGCAGGCACTTGCGTTGAGGTGGAAAATCCCCATTTCCCAGCACACTGGGGAAAATGCCCCAAATGGGACAAAACTTCCCAAAACCAGAGGATTAAAAGCCACGACACcgtctcccccccccccccccccccccacctggACCCCGTTTGCACTGGAGCTGTATTTTGGGGCAAAATACGCCCACATTGGTGTCCTTTCGGTATAACGAGCTGGTGATTAAAAAAGAGCCTTCGGAGCCCACAAACCCCCTCCAATTATTTACCCGAAGAACTGCAAACCCACCCCAACCCCGCGTTTCTCCACTTCAAATGGACCAGAGCGAGGAgcgggggaggtggggggggcggtCTCTGAGGGGA containing:
- the CCDC166 gene encoding coiled-coil domain-containing protein 166, which encodes MAAKTKSMKQDTSAGKNKQGVTTKNGDVSREISDMEALVNERKLYLQKEYKTLTDHVNAYMGTVELFLQENKFLEKEAKQNEEESNAYLSYIAKHSQKCQNMIITLNDQNHTDLSQVQKEKEELISQYTEKEKEVRSRLTNVETKYSVMSKEVEDLQPFKAPSLQLEQRKRIKELEKELLVTKVRYADQMHTIKSRFLKAKADCEMDFQQKMQFLTKRAEEAAMLSLIQHIQQVKAENCRLRQELLSLIQYSTILKETKVQLLDQQEQLLREQRYLEDVAQARRWLRGAHGANGASRRPRSPRRPRSP
- the LOC102084499 gene encoding uncharacterized protein DKFZp434B061 codes for the protein MCPPPTALGACPRPTALGDVSPTRIARCVSPTRSARYVSPTRSARCVSPTRSAWCVSPTRSAHYVSPTRSAWCVSPTCSAHYVSPTRSARYVSPTRSAWCVSPTRSAHYVSPTRSAWCVSPTCSAHYVSPTRSARYVSPTRSARCVSPTRSVWCVSPTRSARYVSPTRSARCVSPTRSARCVSPTRSARCVSPTRSARCVSPTRSARCVSPTRSARCVSPTRSAHYVSPTRSVRCVSPTRTVRCVSPTRSAHYVSPTRSAWCVSPTRRLRRRNRGPGQPGGSHLRGAFLIPSDPRHTFHGHIEGDVSSAVIPFIVILSLYLCS